The Zingiber officinale cultivar Zhangliang chromosome 2A, Zo_v1.1, whole genome shotgun sequence genomic sequence GAGGAGGAAGTGGATCGGAGCCAGGTGGAGAAGGCGGTGGCTGAGGAGAAAGATGAGGCGGGCGAGGAGGAGCAGGGACTTAGGATCTGGGAAGAGGACGGCGGCCATCGCGTCGACGCCGCTCCTGAGGATTCCCATAAGGTTAGGGTCAGGGAGATGGAAGCGTTCGTGCACGAGGTGTTCGACGCGGTGTCCGCGGTCAAGCGAGCCTACGTGGGCCTCCAGCAGGCGCACAGCCCGTGGGACTTGGACAAGGTGCGGAAGGCGGACGCGGCGGTGGTGGTAGAGCTCCGCGAGCTGGGGAGGCTCAGGGATCGATTCCGCCGGGAATGCTTCACTCCCCCAGCTACCTCCCAGACGGCTGCGCGGCTGAAGGACTCGGTGGCACCCCACGAGGCGGCGATCGACGATATGAAGCGGCAGCTGAAGGCCAAGGAATCGGAGGCGGAGATCCTGAAGGAGAAGCTCCACAATTCCATTGCGCTCAGCCACTCGGCAAGCAAAGAGCGTCACCATTCGAGAAATTGGCTTGGACACGCATCCGCCATCGGTTTGTGGAAATAGATCATTTTCTACACAATCCGCAGTCACCGCCTCTAATTAGGTTTTTTGTCGCTTGAACAGGGGCACCGGACGCACCTAAGCCCACGCCGGAGCTATTCGAGATGTGCATGGAGCGGGTGAAATCGGCGTCCAAATCCTTCACAGCTCACCTCCTCTACCTCATGTGCTCCGCCCACTGGGACGTCAGCGCTGCCGTCCGATCCGTGACCCAAGGGGGCAGCGACGCCGCGGAAGACCACGCTCCATCCATCCCCAATTTGGAGCCTCGCCACACCAAGTACGCCCTGGAGTCGTACGTGAATCGGAAGGTGTTCCACGGGTTCGAGAACGAAACCTTCTATCTGGAGGGTTCGCTGAGCTCGCTGATCAAGCCGGCCGAGTTCCGGCGCAACTGCTTCGCGCAGTTCCGGGACATGTGGGGGATGGAGCCGGAGCAGCTGCTAGGCATTCTCCCGGGCTGCCCGTTCGGCCGCTTCGCGGCCGCCAAGTACCTGGCGATCGTGCACGCCAAGATGGAGGAATCTCTGTTCCACGGCGAGTCGGAGCAGCGGCGGCAGGTTATAGCCGGGGCGCACCCACGGACGGAGTTCTACAGGGAGTTCCTCCGCCTGGCCAAGGCGGTGTGGCTGCTCCACCTGCTTGCCTTCGGGATGGACCCACCGCCGGCGCACTTTGAGGCGGCGCGGGGGGCGGAGTTCCACCCGCATTACATGGAGAGCGTCGCACGGTTCCCTGGCGGGCGGGTTCCGGCTGGGTCTGTCGTGGGATTCCCGGTTAGCCCCGGGTTCAAGCTGCCGGACGGGTCGGTTGTGCGGACGAGGGTTTACCTCGTTCCATGTGTTTAACCTCGACTTCTCATGTGATGCCCGCCAATATGCGGCGGATGGATAAGCAGATCTGATCCGTCCATTCCATCATTCAATTTTAagtgtttaatttttattattatcattatcaaCCTCTAGATCCACTAATCAGATCCTCCATCACACATGGTGGCATGTCAGCAGATTCACATATCTATTTTAGTTTATATGTAGCACAAACTATCGGTAGTGTGCCCTATTGGCCAGTTATTTAGAATTTA encodes the following:
- the LOC122040855 gene encoding protein GRAVITROPIC IN THE LIGHT 1-like, whose protein sequence is MANKVTTISNLLQRVASSCLVHRLPGGHPLDDCNCGSEEEEVDRSQVEKAVAEEKDEAGEEEQGLRIWEEDGGHRVDAAPEDSHKVRVREMEAFVHEVFDAVSAVKRAYVGLQQAHSPWDLDKVRKADAAVVVELRELGRLRDRFRRECFTPPATSQTAARLKDSVAPHEAAIDDMKRQLKAKESEAEILKEKLHNSIALSHSASKERHHSRNWLGHASAIGAPDAPKPTPELFEMCMERVKSASKSFTAHLLYLMCSAHWDVSAAVRSVTQGGSDAAEDHAPSIPNLEPRHTKYALESYVNRKVFHGFENETFYLEGSLSSLIKPAEFRRNCFAQFRDMWGMEPEQLLGILPGCPFGRFAAAKYLAIVHAKMEESLFHGESEQRRQVIAGAHPRTEFYREFLRLAKAVWLLHLLAFGMDPPPAHFEAARGAEFHPHYMESVARFPGGRVPAGSVVGFPVSPGFKLPDGSVVRTRVYLVPCV